From the genome of Synchiropus splendidus isolate RoL2022-P1 chromosome 17, RoL_Sspl_1.0, whole genome shotgun sequence, one region includes:
- the acat1 gene encoding acetyl-CoA acetyltransferase, mitochondrial has translation MSSSGLLTMNARICRRLAHKYLTRTYTTRPSLNEVVIVSAVRTPMGSFKSSLASVPATKLGSIAIKGAIDKAGIAPEEVKEVYMGNVLQAGEGQAPTRQALLGAGLTLSTPATTINKVCASGMKSIMMAAQNLMCGHQNVMVAGGMESMSNVPYVMARETPAYGGVRMEDLIVKDGLTDVYNKFHMGNCAENTAKNSGISREEQDTYAISSYSRSKAAVESGILAKEIVPVSIPQRGKPDLVVSEDEEWRRVDFSKVPKLRAVFQKENGTVTAANASTLNDGAAALVLMTADAAKRLNVTPLARIVSFADAAVAPIDFPIAPAFAVPKVLEAAGLSKEDISMWEINEAFSVVVLANIKMLDIDPAKVNVNGGAVSLGHPIGMSGARIVGHMVHNLQSGQYGLAGICNGGGGASSIIIQKL, from the exons ATGTCATCCAGTGGACTTTTAACCATGAACGCTCGAATTTGTAGACGCCTG GCTCACAAATATCTCACAAGGACCTACACAACTCGTCCTTCCCTCAAT GAAGTTGTCATTGTCAGCGCCGTCCGAACCCCAATGGGCTCCTTTAAAAGCAGCCTGGCTTCAGTACCAGCCACAAAGCTCGGCTCCATCGCGATCAAGGGGGCGATAGACAAAGCAG GCATTGCTCCAGAAGAAGTGAAGGAGGTTTACATGGGAAATGTATTACAAGCAGGAGAAGGACAAGCTCCCACCCGACAGGCTCTTCTCGGAGCTG GCTTGACTCTCAGCACTCCAGCAACAACCATCAACAAAGTCTGCGCCTCTGGGATGAAGTCCATCATGATGGCAGCTCAGAATCTCATGTGCGGTCACCAG AATGTGATGGTGGCCGGGGGGATGGAGAGCATGTCCAATGTCCCGTACGTCATGGCCAGAGAGACTCCTGCCTACGGAGGCGTGAGAATGGAAGACCTCATCGTGAAAGACGGACTCACTGACGTCTACAACAAATTTCACATG GGGAACTGTGCGGAGAACACTGCCAAGAACAGCGGCATCAGCAGGGAGGAGCAGGACACCTACGCCATCAGCTCCTACTCTCGCAGCAAAGCAGCGGTGGAGTCCGGGATCCTCGCCAAGGAGATCGTCCCAGTCAGCATCCCTCAGAGAG GCAAACCAGACCTTGTCGTGTCTGAGGACGAGGAGTGGAGACGAGTGGACTTCAGCAAAGTGCCCAAACTGAGGGCCGTGTTCCAGAAAGAGAACG GCACAGTGACCGCAGCTAATGCCAGCACCTTGAATGACGGCGCAGCTGCTCTGGTTCTGATGACAGCAGACGCCGCAAAGAGACTCAATGTCACTCCACTGGCCAGGATCGTGT CATTCGCAGATGCTGCTGTCGCTCCCATTGACTTCCCGATAGCTCCTGCCTTCGCAGTGCCCAAG GTGCTGGAAGCTGCCGGACTGAGCAAGGAAGACATCTCCATGTGGGAGATCAACGAGGCCTTCAGCGTGGTGGTGCTGGCcaacatcaaaatgttggaTATCGATCCAGCCAAAGTGAATGTAAACGGCGGCGCTGTGTCACTGGGTCATCCCATTGG AATGTCTGGGGCAAGAATCGTGGGTCACATGGTGCACAACCTGCAGTCGGGCCAGTACGGTCTTGCTGGCATTTGcaacggaggaggaggagcttcttCCATCATCATCCAGAAGCTGTAG
- the LOC128748053 gene encoding uncharacterized protein LOC128748053 produces MSTTMTTLWVVLSLAAAVSSAPLSDVPEQDEDLAQNYLKTFFNLTEERGPGSRRGFGALSRKLSEMQRFFGLKITGMLDGETVVMMKKARCGVPDGPIARFSTFGNDLKWQKNSLTYRIVNYTPDMAPSEVDSSIDKALQVWAKVTPLVFTRIYSGTADIMISFGSRSHGDYYPFDGRDGTLAHAFAPGVGIGGDAHFDEDERFTFRTDQGYVLFMVAAHEFGHSLGLSHSDDPGALMYPVYSYRNPDTFVLPRDDVNGIQALYGSNPVKDPADPPPPTTPDACDSTMVLDAVATLRGEMLFFKDSFFWRSYPQSNTPQQSLITNFWPSAPSNIDAAYESKYSDRLYIFKGRRVWAFSGYTPVRGYPKKLTSFGLPRNIKNVNAALYDVESGKTLFFVGDYYYSYDEARRRMDSGGPQRVDSLFYGLVNPVSAAFQYQSFTYIYNGPYMFEYSLRSKRLFRVLRNSYFLRFMHLSLLFSSNIDPHPAMNPTSVQWRSGPVGLIGIKMWLFSVVIFLMAGVCRAAPTTAAPEQEEPTEVPSLNTSLSEEDVFKAKEYLSAFFSEVGVAAPNSTWRSALDSFEETLKKMQEFFGLEVSGQLDTNTLQVMERPRCGFNDVTRYSHFDGQPRWDKPVVTYRITKYTPDLSRTEVDDTIAKALRVYSDVIPLDFKQIYAGTADIMILFQAQDHGDFAPFDGPNGVLAHAFSPGEGRGGDAHFDEDENWSVTAPEANLFLVAAHELGHALGLAHSQDQTALMFPTYQYVNTEGYELPSDDRKGIQAIYGRADVFVTILQLNISCPSTGVRDSRPQPTSLPTLGPAVDRCSPTLSFDAITPIRSRLYFFKDNYVWRRSSGWDGVSRKRISSVWSGIKRVDAAYQYDGYVFFFEGNRYWKMIGKAILPGYPKPLSDLGFPAYVTKVDAAVHVSFVGKTLFFVKNRFWSYIERRGRMDLGFPKFIFIDLPGIGFRVDAAFEFGGYLYFSSGSRQTEYDYPRRRAIRSIPNYKWMDCY; encoded by the exons ATGAgcaccaccatgacaacactgTGGGTTGTGCTGAGTCTGGCCGCTGCTGTTTCCTCGGCTCCGCTGTCAGACGTCCCCGAGCAGGATGAAGATTTAGCCCAG AATTACCTGAAGACCTTCTTCAACCTGACGGAGGAGAGGGGTCCCGGTTCcaggcgggggttcggcgcgcTCAGCAGGAAGCTGAGTGAGATGCAGAGGTTCTTTGGTCTGAAGATCACCGGAATGCTGGACGGTGAAACCGTGGTGATGATGAAAAAGGCCCGCTGTGGCGTTCCGGACGGTCCCATCGCGCGCTTTTCCACCTTTGGGAACGACTTGAAGTGGCAGAAGAATAGTCTGACCTACCG AATCGTGAACTACACGCCTGACATGGCCCCGTCGGAGGTGGACAGCTCCATTGACAAGGCTCTTCAGGTGTGGGCCAAGGTCACTCCTCTGGTATTCACCAGGATCTACAGCGGAACTGCCGACATCATGATCTCATTCGGCAGTCGAT CGCATGGCGATTACTACCCATTCGATGGCCGGGATGGAACCCTCGCCCACGCCTTCGCCCCGGGGGTCGGGATCGGAGGAGATGCTCATTTTGACGAAGACGAAAGGTTCACCTTCCGAACTGACCAAG GTTATGTTCTCTTCATGGTAGCCGCCCACGAGTTCGGCCACTCCTTGGGCTTGTCTCACTCCGACgaccccggcgctctcatgtaCCCTGTGTACTCATACCGAAATCCTGACACCTTTGTTCTGCCCCGTGATGATGTCAACGGCATCCAGGCTCTCTATG GTTCAAACCCTGTAAAAGATCCAGCTGATCCTCCTCCGCCCACCACCCCAGATGCGTGTGACTCCACCATGGTCCTGGATGCCGTGGCCACTCTCCGAGGAGAGATGCTCTTCTTTAAAGACAG CTTCTTCTGGCGTAGCTACCCTCAGAGCAACACGCCTCAGCAGAGCCTCATCACCAACTTCTGGCCCAGCGCGCCAAGCAACATTGATGCCGCCTACGAAAGCAAATACTCAGACCGACTCTATATATTCAAAG GTCGTAGAGTCTGGGCTTTCTCCGGCTACACCCCGGTACGCGGTTATCCAAAGAAGCTAACCAGCTTCGGTCTGCCGCGGAATATCAAGAATGTCAATGCTGCTCTGTATGATGTGGAATCTGGCAAGACCTTGTTCTTTGTTGGCGACTACTACTACAG CTACGATGAGGCCAGACGGAGGATGGATTCTGGAGGCCCACAGCGTGTTGATTCTCTCTTCTATGGACTGGTCAACCCAGTGTCTGCAGCTTTCCAGTACCAAA GTTTCACCTACATCTACAACGGACCCTACATGTTTGAGTACAGCCTCCGCAGCAAGAGACTCTTCCGGGTTCTGCGGAACAGCTACTTCCTGCGCT TCATGCatctttctctgctgttttcctcCAACATTGACCCACATCCCGCAATGAACCCAACGTCTGTGCAGTGGAGATCCGGACCTGTTGGTCTTATTGGAATAAAAATGTGGCTCTTCAGCGTGGTGATTTTCCTGATGGCTGGTGTCTGTAGAGCAGCTCcgaccactgctgctcctgagcaAGAAGAACCCACAGAAGTCCCCTCGCTTAACACCTCTCTCTCGGAGGAGGACGTCTTTAAAGCCAAG GAGTATCTGTCCGCCTTTTTCTCTGAAGTGGGCGTCGCCGCCCCAAACAGTACCTGGCGCAGCGCTCTGGATTCCTTTGAAGAGACTCTGAAAAAGATGCAAGAGTTTTTTGGTTTGGAGGTGAGCGGACAGTTGGACACCAACACCCTCCAGGTGATGGAGCGCCCGCGCTGCGGTTTCAACGACGTCACCAGATACAGTCACTTTGATGGGCAACCCAGGTGGGACAAGCCTGTGGTCACGTACAG GATCACCAAGTACACCCCAGACCTAAGCCGGACGGAAGTGGATGACACCATCGCCAAGGCTCTGAGAGTATACAGTGATGTCATACCACTGGACTTTAAGCAGATATACGCTGGTACTGCTGACATCATGATTTTATTCCAGGCTCAAG ACCATGGAGATTTTGCGCCGTTTGATGGGCCGAATGGAGTCCTGGCTCATGCGTTCTCTCCGGGGGAAGGGAGAGgcggcgacgcccactttgacgAAGATGAAAACTGGAGCGTCACCGCGCCAG AGGCCAACCTGTTTTTGGTGGCGGCCCATGAGCTGGGCCACGCTCTGGGTTTGGCGCACTCCCAGGACCAGACGGCCCTGATGTTTCCTACCTACCAATATGTGAACACGGAGGGATACGAGCTGCCGAGTGACGACAGAAAGGGAATCCAAGCCATTTATGGTAGGGCTGATGTTTTCGTAACAATTCTCCAGTTAAATATTTCCTGTCCTTCAACAGGGGTCAGAGATTCGAGACCTCAACCAACGAGTTTGCCAACGCTGGGGCCTGCTGTCGACAGATGTAGCCCCACTCTCTCCTTCGATGCCATCACGCCGATACGGAGCAGACTTTACTTTTTTAAAGACAA CTACGTCTggcggaggagcagcggctgggACGGCGTCTCACGGAAGAGAATCAGCTCGGTCTGGTCTGGGATCAAGAGAGTGGATGCAGCCTATCAGTATGACGGCTACGTTTTCTTCTTCGAAG GAAACCGCTACTGGAAGATGATTGGAAAAGCCATCCTCCCTGGTTACCCAAAACCTCTCAGCGACCTTGGATTTCCCGCCTATGTGACCAAGGTCGACGCAGCGGTCCATGTTTCTTTTGTGGGCAAAACTCTTTTCTTTGTCAAAAATCGCTTCTGGAG CTACATTGAAAGAAGAGGCAGAATGGACCTGGGATTCCCAAAATTCATATTCATTGACCTCCCTGGGATTGGATTTAGGGTGGATGCTGCTTTTGAATTCGGAG gcTACTTGTACTTTTCATCTGGATCCAGACAAACCGAGTACGACTACCCAAGAAGAAGAGCAATCCGAAGTATTCCCAACTACAAATGGATGGACTGCTATTAA
- the LOC128747946 gene encoding collagenase 3-like yields MKTLSILLCLAAAASCMPLSQITQQDEDLAKNYLKNFYNLTEDDGPVFRRGISPLASKLMEMQRFFGLEITGSLDENTLAAMKMPRCGVSDIPIARFSTFANDLKWNKNSLTYRIVSYTPDMSPAEVDDSIGKALQVWAKVTPLRFTRIYSGTADIMISFGRRSHGDGYPFDGPDGTLAHAFAPGNGIGGDAHFDDDETFTFRSNTGYVLFMVAAHEFGHSLGLSHSNDPGALMFPFYTYKNPETFVLPQDDINGIQFLYGSNPDKDPSKPDPKPPTTPDSCDTSLVLDAVTLLRGEMLFFKDSFFWRSYPQSFTPQQTLITNFWPNAPVNIDAAYESPVSDNVLLFKGRQVWAFNAYNLVRGYPRSISSFGLPSHVKKIDAALYDVDTGKTLFFVGSKYYSYDEYRKRMDKGGPKSVVDTFFGMTGPITAAFQYRRYSYLYSGNQMFEYDMSSGRRFRTLGNNYFLRCNNY; encoded by the exons ATGAAGACTCTCAGCATTCTGCTCTGCCTGGCAGCCGCAGCCTCCTGCATGCCGCTGTCCCAGATCACCCAGCAAGATGAAGATTTAGCCAAG AACTACCTGAAGAATTTCTACAACCTCACAGAAGACGACGGTCCGGTTTTTCGGCGGGGGATAAGCCCGCTGGCCAGTAAGCTGATGGAGATGCAGCGGTTCTTCGGCCTGGAGATCACCGGCTCCCTGGATGAGAACACGCTGGCGGCGATGAAGATGCCCCGCTGTGGTGTTTCGGACATCCCTATCGCCCGCTTCTCCACTTTTGCCAATGACCTCAAATGGAACAAGAACAGTTTGACCTACAG GATCGTGAGCTACACTCCAGACATGAGCCCAGCTGAGGTGGACGACTCCATTGGAAAGGCTCTGCAGGTCTGGGCGAAAGTCACCCCTCTGAGGTTCACCCGAATCTACAGTGGAACAGCCGACATTATGATCTCCTTTGGGCGTCGAT CCCACGGTGATGGTTACCCCTTTGACGGCCCTGATGGGACGCTGGCCCACGCCTTCGCCCCAGGAAATGGCATCGGAGGGGATGCGCACTTCGACGATGATGAGACCTTCACCTTCCGCTCGAACACAG GCTACGTGCTCTTCATGGTGGCGGCCCACGAGTTCGGTCACTCTCTGGGTTTGTCTCACTCCAACGACCCCGGTGCCCTCATGTTCCCCTTCTACACCTACAAAAACCCTGAAACCTTTGTTCTGCCCCAGGACGACATCAATGGCATCCAGTTCCTCTACG GTTCAAACCCCGACAAGGACCCATCCAAGCCCGACCCTAAGCCCCCCACCACCCCTGACTCCTGCGACACCAGCTTAGTGCTGGACGCCGTGACCTTGCTGCGAGGAGAGATGCTTTTCTTCAAAGACAG CTTCTTCTGGCGTAGCTACCCCCAGAGTTTCACACCTCAGCAAACTCTCATCACTAACTTCTGGCCCAACGCTCCAGTCAACATCGATGCTGCATATGAGAGTCCAGTGTCCGACAACGTCTTGCTCTTTAAAG GCCGTCAAGTGTGGGCGTTCAATGCCTATAATCTGGTGCGAGGATACCCTCGATCCATCTCCAGCTTCGGCCTGCCGTCACATGTGAAGAAGATTGACGCCGCTCTCTACGACGTCGACACCGGCAAGACTCTGTTCTTTGTCGGCAGCAAGTACTACAG CTATGATGAGTATAGAAAGCGGATGGATAAAGGGGGCCCAAAAAGTGTGGTCGACACCTTCTTTGGCATGACCGGCCCGATCACGGCAGCTTTCCAGTACAGAC GATACTCCTACCTCTACAGCGGGAACCAAATGTTCGAGTACGACATGAGCAGCGGCCGCAGGTTCCGCACCCTGGGGAACAACTACTTCCTGCGCTGCAACAACTACTAA